One stretch of Pyrenophora tritici-repentis strain M4 chromosome 4, whole genome shotgun sequence DNA includes these proteins:
- a CDS encoding Trichoplein multi-domain protein yields MSCINAAIEAIESRDPGDKFTYSEVARRFGVDRSTLSRRHQQIRGSNEAKSRNQQLLHPHQELQLLEHIDELTEAGLPPTRTMIQNFASAIAGRATSQSWVTRFFHRHPDAIISRWSTGLDRNRHRADSVYKYESYFDLLSTKMAQHHIRAQDVYNMDEKGFLIGVTGRSKRVFSKQKYETGGFKKVIQDGNRDWITVIAAICADGSTLPPAIIYEATSGNMYARWVDDIAIDDPVYVTSSPSGWTNDQVGLAWLEQVFDRHTKEKAGNHTRLLILDGHGSHVTMEFIDYAIAHNIMLLILPPHSTHTLQPLDVVMFKPLAAAYSLSLQHYLQASHGLLAVRKDDFYRLFKPAWDSSFIKKHALKAFKATGIAPIDPEVVLKKFRKSTLTAPPPLVNVSRATITNLINQAYDPSSIAANNLSEILLRLQAAKEIAEYEKDALRAALHVHQKPRNRHEPPLDLQQRKAFHSGAVWWSPCKLREARFRQLVKEKEKEKELLDKIELKEAKENNRIYQLKIKEAARAAREEAKKVRDEAKAVKAAELDAKRRDRDAAKAIQQPQSGKRKASKPAAKQQPKKRRVGGAGGGTLAEVAAPAPPPTTTRRGRAVNTPAKYR; encoded by the coding sequence atgagttgtatcaacgctgcgattgaagctattgaatcgcgtgatcccggagataaatttacatactctgaggttgcgcgccgctttggtgttgatcgctctacgttgtcgcgacgccatcaacagatccggggctcaaatgaagccaaatcacgtaatcagcaactccttcacccacaccaggagctacagcttctagagcacattgacgagcttactgaggctggcttaccaccgacgaggactatgatccagaactttgctagtgctatagccggaagggctacctcccaaagctgggtgacgcgcttctttcaccgtcatcccgacgcgattatatcacgttggtcaactggtttggaccgcaatcgccaccgggctgattctgtatacaagtacgagtcgtactttgatctactatctactaaaatggctcagcaccatattcgggcgcaggatgtatataatatggatgagaagggattccttattggagtgacggggaggagtaagagagtgtttagtaagcagaaatatgagactgggggctttaagaaagtgatacaggacggcaacagagattggatcactgttatcgctgctatatgtgctgatgggagtacgttaccgcccgcgattatatacgaagctacttcgggcaacatgtacgccagatgggttgatgatatcgcaattgacgatccagtctacgttacctcaagtccctcagggtggaccaatgatcaggtaggcctggcatggctcgaacaggtgtttgatcgccatacgaaggagaaggccggcaatcacacacgcttactcatccttgacggccatgggagtcacgttactatggagtttattgactATGCGATCGCCCACAATATTATGTTACTCATACTACCCCCCCATAGTACCCAtacgctgcagccactcgatgtggtaatgttcaaacctctggcagccgcgtactcactcagcttgcagcactacctccaggcgagccacggtctcttagctgtgaggaaggatgacttctaccgtcttttcaagcctgcctgggactcctctttcattaagaagcacgcgttgaaggcatttaaagccactgggatagctcctatagatcccgaagtagtacttaaaaagttccgaaagtcaacactaacagcaccgccgccactagtgaacgtgagtagagctactatcacgaacctcattaatcaggcctacgatccgagctctattgcggccaacaacctctcagaaatactcctccgcctccaggctgccaaagagatcgccgagtacgagaaggacgcactgcgcgcggcgctacacgttcaccagaagccccgcaatcggcacgaacctcccctagatctacagcagcgaaaagcgttccattcaggggcagtttggtggtcgccgtgcaagcttcgagaggcccgcttcaggcagctagtgaaggagaaggagaaggagaaagagctacttgataagatagagttgaaagaggcaaaggagaacaacaggatctatcaacttaagatcaaagaggcagcgcgggcggcgcgtgaggaggcaaagaaggtgcgggatgaagccaaggctgtaaaggctgccgaacttgacgccaaacgacgcgatcgcgacgctgcaaaggctatacaacaaccccaatcgggcaagcgtaaggcttcaaagcccgctgcaaagcaacagccaaaaaaacgacgcgtgggtggtgctggcggtggcactctggctgaggtggctgcaccggctcccccaccaacaaccacccgacgcggccgggccgtcaatactccggcaaaatatagatag
- a CDS encoding Dimer-Tnp-hAT domain containing protein codes for MPVAKEQVGDVPEGLVPAIKLEPPPGFEQDEWEQLTDGFACEADEIDGILDQRGSGGSRKGRPINLSVPYTGSLSGSARAIAQRERKALFDKEEKVLESVRTADRSAKYQLKKSLLQQPKYKLANSARQAKLLEKEWDILSEKRFTQKKSVAKDILAIPIAQVGVERVFNVAKDVIGSRRHRLSARTIQQIMVLKDTISQEEEQGLDYLVAQLGEDGEPIDEVNDLFELPASLEHTFDIDEENQTTEEESEEEVQEERQLPPRKRQRPQRYRDN; via the exons atgcctgtcgcgaaagagcaagtcggcgacgtacctgaaggcctagttccagccatcaaactTGAACCTCCGCCTGGGTTCGAACAAGATGAGTGGGAGCAGCTTACCGAT GGATTTGCGTGTGAAGCTGACGAGATTGACGGTATCTTAGATCAAAGAGGTAGTGGGGGTTCacgaaaaggccgacctaTCAATTTGAGCGTCCCCTATACTGGCTCTCTGAGTGGTAGCGCCCGTGCTATTGCTCAACGTGAACGCAAAGCTCTTTTCgataaagaggagaaggtacTTGAAAGCGTTAGAACAGCCGACCGCTCCGCGAAGTACCAACTGAAGAAATCGCTTTTGCAACAGCCTAAGTATAAATTAGCAAATAGTGCTAGACAGGCTAAGCTGCTAGAGAAAGAGTGGGATATACTTTCAGAGAAGCGGTTTACCCAGAAAAAGTCTG TGGcgaaggatatactagcaATACCAATTGCTCAGGTTGGGGTTGAAAGAGTTTTCAATGTTGCTAAGGATGTTATTGGTAGTCGGAGGCACCGACTATCTGCCCGGACAATACAGCAGATAATGGTTCTTAAGGATACAATATctcaagaggaagaacaGGGTCTAGACTACCTAGTTGCTCAATTAGGGGAGGATGGAGAGCCAATTGACGAGGTTAATGATCTTTTTGAGCTTCCAGCCTCGTTAGAGCATACCTTCGATATAGATGAGGAGAACCAGActacagaagaagagtcggaggaagaggtccaggaggagcgtcaattgccacctcgaaagcgccagcgtcctCAGCGCTACCGTGATAATTAG
- a CDS encoding HHT1, Histones H3 and H4, which translates to MARTKPRPKVTGKAGRGGPDGKTVTGGKPAQKALASKARRQVAGKSTRKAPVAVKKKRKFKAGTVALREIKRYQRGFELLLRKLPFSRVVREFAQVHKADIRFQRSAIEALQEATEAFLVGYFEDCNINAIHAKRVTIQEKDSQLARRYFARELLAFL; encoded by the exons ATGGCAAGGACAAAACCACGGCCTAAGGTCACCGGTAAAGCCGGCCGGGGTGGTCCTGATGGCAAGACAGTTACTGGCGGCAAGCCGGCTCAGAAGGCCCTTGCTAGTAAGGCTAGACGTCAAGTAGCAGGAAAGTCTACGCGAAAGGCACCTGTAGCTgttaagaagaagcgcaagtttaAGGCCGGCA CTGTCGCATTACGGGAAATCAAGAGATACCAGAGAGGTTTTGAACTACTCTTGCGAAAACTCCCCTTTTCCCGCGTAGTGCGCGAATTTGCACAGGTGCACAAGGCCGATATCCGCTTTCAACGATCTGCAATCGAAGCTCTTCAGGAAGCTACAGAAGCTTTCTTAGTTGGTTATTTTGAGG ACTGCAACATCAATGCTATTCACGCAAAGAGGGTTACTATTCAAGAGAAGGATTCTCAATTGGCTAGGCGCTACTTTGCGCGCGAGTTACTAGCTTTTCTCTAG
- a CDS encoding Dimer-Tnp-hAT domain containing protein — MPVAKEQVGDVPEGLVPAIKLEPPPGFEQDEWEQLTDGFACEADEIDGRPINLSVPYTGSLSGSARAIAQRERKALFDKEEKVLESVRTADRSAKYQLKKSLLQQPKYKLANSARQAKLLEKEWDILSEKRFTQKKSVAKDILAIPIAQVGVERVFNVAKDVIGSRRHRLSARTIQQIMVLKDTISQEEEQGLDYLVAQLGEDGEPIDEVNDLFELPASLEHTFDIDEENQTTEEESEEEVQEERQLPPRKRQRPQRYRDN; from the exons atgcctgtcgcgaaagagcaagtcggcgacgtacctgaaggcctagttccagccatcaaactTGAACCTCCGCCTGGGTTCGAACAAGATGAGTGGGAGCAGCTTACCGAT GGATTTGCGTGTGAAGCTGACGAGATTGACG gccgacctaTCAATTTGAGCGTCCCCTATACTGGCTCTCTGAGTGGTAGCGCCCGTGCTATTGCTCAACGTGAACGCAAAGCTCTTTTCgataaagaggagaaggtacTTGAAAGCGTTAGAACAGCCGACCGCTCCGCGAAGTACCAACTGAAGAAATCGCTTTTGCAACAGCCTAAGTATAAATTAGCAAATAGTGCTAGACAGGCTAAGCTGCTAGAGAAAGAGTGGGATATACTTTCAGAGAAGCGGTTTACCCAGAAAAAGTCTG TGGcgaaggatatactagcaATACCAATTGCTCAGGTTGGGGTTGAAAGAGTTTTCAATGTTGCTAAGGATGTTATTGGTAGTCGGAGGCACCGACTATCTGCCCGGACAATACAGCAGATAATGGTTCTTAAGGATACAATATctcaagaggaagaacaGGGTCTAGACTACCTAGTTGCTCAATTAGGGGAGGATGGAGAGCCAATTGACGAGGTTAATGATCTTTTTGAGCTTCCAGCCTCGTTAGAGCATACCTTCGATATAGATGAGGAGAACCAGActacagaagaagagtcggaggaagaggtccaggaggagcgtcaattgccacctcgaaagcgccagcgtcctCAGCGCTACCGTGATAATTAG
- a CDS encoding PrpF domain containing protein, with protein MRAGTSKGLFIHRHHLPASQEAWAGPLLAAMGSHGSDVRQIDGVGGATSTTSKVAVISPSTRMGVDVDYTFVQVAVGQEVVDFSGNCGNMCSGVGPFALQEGLVRAVPGDRTLDVRIFNTNTSRVIVDTVEVDEHGSFNEDGDYAIPGVKGTGSEVKVAFIDPAGSMTGTLFPTGRRSDTIRVQEKDGPSFRVTATLIDAANPFVLIDKTTLPAFLQIEPGKDTPEYLKHMESIRRAGAVLMGLAPSMEAAAKVRATPKLAILSSSSSRTKTDSIEDAGRTPDIHVQAFSMGKPHPSLQLTGAACLASAVCINGTIAHALASSSPKRMEFPEDPESQWNTPERTPSPSNSDYPSSSASSLVPSPRTVRLSHSAGSIDVDVLATCSEAFAFVDRCVVSRTARRLFEGKVYYYEDRRSGDF; from the exons ATGCGTGCTGGTACATCAAAGGGTCTTTTCATCCATCGTCATCATTTGCCAGCCTCCCAAGAAGCATGGGCAGGTCCACTATTGGCTGCCATGGGCTCACATGGTTCGGATGTCCGCCAGATCGACGGCGTCGGAGGAGCGACATCGACAACGTCCAAGGTTGCTGTCATATCACCATCGACCCGAATGGGAGTTGATGTAGATTATACCTTTGTACAGGTAGCGGTCGGACAAGAGGTGGTGGATTTCAGCGGAAACTGCGGGAACATGTGTTCGGGTGTTGGACCTTTTGCTCTTCAAGAAGGTCTAGTGCGCGCAGTGCCTGGAGACCGAACT CTCGACGTACGGAtattcaacaccaacacaTCCCGAGTCATTGTAGATACTGTCGAAGTAGACGAGCATGGCTCGTTCAACGAAGATGGAGACTATGCGATTCCTGGTGTAAAAGGAACTGGCAGTGAAGTCAAAGTTGCCTTCATCGACCCCGCAGGCAGTATGACCGGCACGCTTTTTCCTACCGGCAGACGCAGCGACACCATCCGCGTCCAAGAGAAAGACGGTCCCAGCTTCCGTGTTACCGCCACGCTGATAGACGCCGCCAATCCCTTTGTTCTCATCGACAAGACGACATTACCTGCCTTTCTTCAGATCGAACCCGGCAAAGACACACCGGAATATCTCAAACATATGGAGTCTATTCGACGCGCGGGCGCAGTCTTGATGGGACTAGCACCGAGCATGGAAGCTGCTGCAAAAGTCCGCGCTACACCCAAACTGGCAATTTTatcgtcttcgtcttccCGGACAAAGACAGACAGTATCGAAGATGCGGGTAGGACACCAGACATACATGTCCAGGCTTTTAGCATGGGAAAGCCTCATCCTAGTCTACAACTCACTGGCGCTGCCTGTCTCGCATCCGCTGTATGCATCAACGGTACTATTGCCCATGCACTCGCCTCCAGCTCCCCCAAGAGGATGGAATTCCCAGAAGACCCAGAGTCTCAATGGAACACTCCGGAACGCACCCCAAGCCCATCAAACTCTGATTACCCATCTTCCTCTGCTTCTAGCCTGGTGCCCAGTCCGAGAACGGTGCGTCTGTCGCACTCTGCTGGCTCGATTGATGTTGACGTTTTGGCTACGTGTTCTGAGGCGTTTGCTTTTGTGGACCGGTGTGTTGTTTCGAGGACAGCGAGGCGGTTGTTTGAGGGCAAGGTGTATTACTACGAGGATCGTAGAAGTGGTGATTTCTAG
- a CDS encoding nitrate assimilation regulatory protein nirA — MSANDNPAGGHVVTGTGRTRKRAAEACAFCRRRKIKCSAEKPQCANCKTHGATCHYEPIDDGHQTVARPRKTPRREKTVEPATSIVDSIPSVQSAAPTPNSVSRIVVAANGSSSYHGRTSALFDEGSHDRSAAEAHPRMPDEWIERGLVAEAARQRQLETVNFRHGKLDFDGVEPELGMHLLSLHWNRQHHSFLATYRPAFMRDMACNGPYFSKLLLNAIYFGAAKFSPRHEIRRVADDVRTAGWQFRERVRELLGGSLDKSEITTIQALLVMTNSLFALGDERSAAWLYAGLAFRMIVDLGIHVDTVDLAGTRKLSDEDYEIRRRVFWAAFVIDKIQSLYQGRPVSIKESDTLVPIKFQDTYEELEHWTPFAYSTQSDAAYLGSPAYSVSTFRHLCQLSVILSDILSTIYTERSFDSTPGELSSKLESIHLKLTTWRSRLPEHLAVDVKKAPVTPPPHVLSLHALYNVLTILLHRPFVADGHLYNTSRSISVNSFMACATAADDIVQLLRAYDRAFSVRRAPYLISYATYVAATIHARIAARREPGSHAHNNLYACLAVFRENQETNWAVRRATAIVQNLMKRLGVTSPNPDDTHIDRDSSDENTPGTSSRRSTDREPSLHSLDIDGIIQSFVREREQETSQAVHTAPAGPTGHGNSSEAAGSIPSQWSYAHSEMPGVASVSGQQDASNISYDTNGTWVYQGQPQLFNENPVTVDDLLYGFNGSELDKFPILDWDAM; from the exons ATGAGTGCGAACGACAATCCCGCGGGAGGCCATGTAGTGACTGGGACTGGTCGTACCCGCAAAAGGGCTGCCGAGGCCTGTGCTTTCTGCCGTCGGAGGAAG ATCAAATGTAGTGCGGAGAAGCCACAATGTGCGAACTGCAAGACGCACGGTGCAACGTGCCACTATGAGCCTATAGATGATGGCCATCAGACAGTCGCTCGTCCGCGCAAGACACCGCGACGAGAAAAAACTGTAGAGCCAGCAACTTCTATCGTTGACTCGATTCCTTCCGTCCAGTCCGCTGCTCCTACTCCCAATAGTGTGTCGCGCATCGTCGTTGCGGCGAATGGCTCGTCAAGCTATCATGGCCGTACAAGCGCCTTGTTTGACGAAGGCTCCCACGACCGATCTGCTGCTGAAGCGCATCCTCGAATGCCCGACGAGTGGATAGAAAGGGGTCTCGTTGCTGAAGCAGCGCGCCAGCGACAGCTAGAAACTGTCAATTTTCGCCATGGAAAACTCGACTTTGACGGTGTTGAGCCCGAATTAGGCATGCATCTACTTTCATTGCATTGGAACCGCCAGCATCACTCGTTTCTGGCTACCTACCGTCCGGCGTTTATGCGTGACATGGCTTGCAATGGACCCTACTTCTCCAAGTTGCTTCTGAATGCGATCTACTTTGGCGCGGCAAAATTCAGTCCACGCCACGAAATCCGGCGAGTAGCAGACGATGTGCGTACTGCTGGCTGGCAATTTCGCGAAAGAGTACGTGAGCTTCTGGGAGGCTCTTTGGATAAGAGCGAGATTACGACGATTCAAGCATTGCTGGTCATGACCAATTCACTTTTCGCCCTTGGGGATGAAAGAAGTGCTGCATGGCTGTACGCAGGGCTGGCATTCCGTATGATTGTGGATCTCGGTATACATGTAGATACAGTGGATCTTGCAGGTACTCGCAAACTATCAGACGAGGACTATGAGATCCGAAGACGTGTCTTTTGGGCTGCATTCG TCATTGACAAGATTCAGAGTCTATACCAGGGTCGACCAGTTAGCATCAAGGAATCAGACACGCTTGTACCCATCAAATTTCAGGACACTTATGAGGAGCTGGAGCATTGGACTCCTTTCGCGTACTCCACGCAATCAGATGCCGCTTATTTGGGCTCCCCCGCATATAGCGTCTCCACATTCCGGCATCTCTGTCAACTGTCTGTCATCCTGAGCGACATACTCAGCACCATATATACCGAAAGAAGCTTCGATTCAACACCTGGAGAGCTATCGTCGAAGCTAGAAAGTATTCACCTAAAACTGACCACATGGAGGAGCCGACTACCTGAACATCTTGCTGTTGATGTAAAAAAGGCGCCTGTAACCCCACCTCCACATGTGCTGAGTTTGCA TGCTCTGTATAATGTTTTGACAATCCTTCTGCATCGCCCTTTCGTGGCCGATGGTCATCTCTACAACACGTCACGTTCAATCTCTGTAAACTCATTCATGGCGTGCGCAACTGCCGCTGATGATATTGTACAACTGTTAAGAGCATACGACAGAGCATTTAGTGTGCGAAGAGCTCCGTACCTCATCTCCTATGCGACATATGTTGCTGCAACTATCCATGCTCGCATTGCTGCGAGGCGCGAGCCCGGCTCTCATGCCCACAACAACCTATACGCTTGTTTAGCTGTTTTCCGTGAAAACCAGGAGACAAATTGGGCCGTGCGGCGTGCGACCGCTATCGTGCAGAACCTGATGAAGAGGCTAGGGGTTACTTCACCTAATCCCGACGATACTCATATCGATAGAGACAGTAGTGACGAGAATACACCAGGAACATCATCACGCAGATCGACGGATCGTGAGCCAAGCTTGCATAGCCTCGACATCGACGGTATCATCCAGAGCTTCGTTCGTGAGCGAGAACAGGAAACCTCTCAAGCGGTACACACAGCGCCAGCAGGCCCGACTGGTCATGGCAACTCTTCCGAAGCCGCGGGATCTATACCATCACAATGGTCTTACGCTCATTCGGAAATGCCCGGCGTTGCTTCGGTTTCTGGACAGCAAGACGCTAGCAACATCTCCTACGACACTAATGGGACTTGGGTATACCAAGGCCAACCGCAGCTATTCAACGAAAACCCGGTGACTGTGGACGATCTCCTTTACGGGTTCAACGGCTCGGAGCTAGACAAATTCCCGATACTAGACTGGGATGCCATGTAA
- a CDS encoding tricarboxylate transport protein, mitochondrial precursor, producing MSASLVPVPVDTRQSSISLQQTPKTTPKKRSPHPVVSLLSGAIAGGVEATTTYPFEFAKTRAQLQVGASGSRNPFTVLSQVAKSEGVGAIYTGCSTLIVGTAFKAGVRFLSFDSIRKRLADERGVLSPARGLLAGMLAGAVESVVAVTPTERVKTALIDNAKSGGERFRGGFHASRVILQTHGIAGLYRGLISTTAKQSATSAVRMGSYNVLKEFARRKNLPQNSGVTFGMGAIAGIITVYATQPFDTIKTRAQSAQGASTMEAFRSVMRNAGVRGFWSGSTMRLGRLVLSGGIVFTVYEKVSDLLTPSS from the coding sequence ATGAGCGCGTCATTGGTTCCCGTTCCCGTCGACACCAGACAATCATCCATTTCTCTGCAACAGACACCAAAGACAACTCCCAAAAAGCGCAGCCCACATCCTGTCGTTTCCCTCTTATCGGGTGCCATCGCTGGTGGTGTTGAGGCGACAACGACTTATCCATTCGAATTCGCCAAAACCCGCGCCCAACTCCAAGTGGGCGCTTCCGGTTCAAGAAACCCGTTCACGGTGCTTTCCCAAGTCGCTAAAAGCGAAGGGGTTGGTGCAATATACACAGGCTGCTCTACTTTGATTGTGGGAACTGCTTTCAAAGCCGGTGTTCGGTTTCTCTCTTTTGACTCTATCCGCAAACGCCTTGCCGATGAGCGCGGTGTTCTCTCTCCCGCACGAGGCTTGCTGGCCGGCATGTTGGCAGGCGCAGTCGAAAGTGTCGTCGCGGTCACACCAACAGAGCGTGTCAAGACTGCCCTGATCGACAACGCAAAGAGTGGTGGAGAGCGTTTTCGCGGAGGCTTCCATGCCTCCAGAGTTATTCTCCAGACGCATGGCATCGCTGGACTATACCGAGGTCTGATTTCTACAACCGCAAAGCAATCAGCCACATCAGCTGTTCGCATGGGCTCATATAACGTGCTGAAGGAATTCGCGCGACGGAAGAATCTACCACAGAACAGTGGCGTTACGTTTGGTATGGGTGCCATTGCTGGTATCATTACTGTTTATGCCACACAACCGTTTGACACTATCAAGACGCGCGCTCAAAGTGCACAAGGAGCCAGTACAATGGAGGCATTTCGAAGTGTGATGAGGAACGCAGGGGTACGTGGGTTTTGGAGTGGCAGTACAATGCGGTTGGGCAGGCTAGTCTTGAGCGGAGGCATTGTGTTTACCGTGTATGAGAAGGTTTCCGACTTATTAACCCCATCTTCATAA
- a CDS encoding UhpC, Sugar phosphate permease, translating into MAEKHVESIDDKMANAEFKEVLPENNGQITALQIQARFDTLRDLDADQMAALNKKLVKKLDWRLMPCITLMFLMNYLDRINVSNARLAGLQEDLKMTDTLWNAGISTFYVGYLVGQVPGNLWLAKADPRWLLPSMMMAWSIGTICMPAMTNGAGFAVCRFFIGLSEAPFFPGITLMTSSWYTKEENPMRMAIWHAGNTMSNILSGFLAAAILENMGGILSLKSWQWFFIIEGAVSILVAASAYFILPSWPHNTRWLSPEESEMAQYRVQVSNGGHYEEVGGTWDGLKQAAKDPFTWYFCLMHFALVTAQSFKDFLPSVRFAHQTTPFVIYH; encoded by the exons ATGGCTGAAAAACATGTCGAATCTATTGACGACAAGATGGCCAATGCCGAGTTCAAGGAGGTTCTCCCCGAGAACAATGGTCAGATCACGGCTCTCCAAATTCAAGCACGCTTCGACACTCTCCGTGATCTCGACGCAGACCAAATGGCTGCTCTGAACAAGAAACTCGTCAAGAAGCTTGACTGGAGATTGATGCCCTGCATCACACTCATGTTTCTCATGAA CTATCTCGACCGTATCAACGTATCCAACGCGCGCCTCGCTGGACTCCAAGAAGACCTGAAAATGACCGACACACTCTGGAACGCCGGCATATCAACCTTCTACGTCGGATACCTCGTTGGTCAAGTCCCTGGTAACCTATGGCTTGCCAAAGCCGACCCTCGATGGCTTCTTCCGTCTATGATGATGGCGTGGAGTATCGGCACCATATGCATGCCAGCTATGACGAACGGTGCGGGATTTGCCGTATGTCGTTTCTTCATCGGTCTGTCCGAAGCCCCGTTCTTCCCTGGTATCACGCTTA TGACATCCTCCTGGTACACCAAAGAAGAGAACCCAATGCGAATGGCCATCTGGCACGCCGGTAATACCATGTCCAACATCCTCTCCGGCTTCCTTGCCGCAGCTATCTTAGAGAACATGGGTGGCATCCTGTCGCTGAAATCCTGGCAATGGTTCTTCATTATAGAGGGGGCAGTATCCATCCTCGTAGCCGCATCAGCATATTTCATACTCCCTTCCTGGCCACACAACACGCGGTGGCTATCACCTGAAGAATCCGAAATGGCCCAGTACCGGGTCCAAGTCTCCAACGGCGGCCACTACGAAGAAGTAGGCGGAACATGGGACGGACTGAAACAAGCAGCCAAAGACCCGTTCACCTGGTACTTTTGTCTCATGCACTTTGCCCTCGTCACAGCACAGAGTTTCAAGGACTTTTTACCATCGGTACGTTTCGCACACCAAACAACCCCTTTTGTCATATATCACTAA